One region of Gopherus evgoodei ecotype Sinaloan lineage chromosome 23, rGopEvg1_v1.p, whole genome shotgun sequence genomic DNA includes:
- the SPOP gene encoding speckle-type POZ protein → MSRVPSPPPPAEMSSGPVAESWCYTQIKVVKFSYMWTINNFSFCREEMGEVIKSSTFSSGANDKLKWCLRVNPKGLDEESKDYLSLYLLLVSCPKSEVRAKFKFSILNAKGEETKAMESQRAYRFVQGKDWGFKKFIRRDFLLDEANGLLPDDKLTLFCEVSVVQDSVNISGQNTMNMVKVPECRLADELGGLWENSRFTDCCLCVAGQEFQAHKAILAARSPVFSAMFEHEMEESKKNRVEINDVEPEVFKEMMCFIYTGKAPNLDKMADDLLAAADKYALERLKVMCEDALCSNLSVENAAEILILADLHSADQLKTQAVDFINYHASDVMETSGWKSMVVSHPHLVAEAYRSLASAQCPFLGPPRKRLKQS, encoded by the exons ATTAAGGTGGTAAAGTTTTCGTACATGTGGACCATAAACAATTTCAGCTTCTGCCGGGAGGAAATGGGTGAGGTCATCAAAAGTTCAACCTTTTCATCAGGAGCCAATGATAAACTGAAATG GTGTTTGCGTGTGAACCCTAAGGGCTTAGATGAAGAAAGTAAAGATTACCTGTCCCTTTACCTATTATTGGTTAGCTGTCCAAAGAGTGAAGTTCGTGCAAAGTTCAAATTCTCCATCCTCAATGCTAAAGGAGAAGAAACAAAAGCAATGG AGAGCCAGCGAGCATATCGATTTGTACAGGGCAAGGACTGGggattcaagaagttcattagaAGAGACTTTCTCTTGGATGAGGCCAATGGACTTCTTCCAGATGACAAACTCACCCTCTTCTGTGAG GTGAGTGTGGTACAGGACTCGGTCAATATCTCTGGCCAGAACACCATGAACATGGTGAAGGTACCTGAGTGCCGTTTGGCGGATGAGTTAGGAGGACTCTGGGAGAATTCTCGCTTCACAGACTGCTGTCTGTGTGTTGCAGGCCAGGAGTTCCAGGCTCACAAAGCCATACTGGCAG caCGTTCCCCAGTTTTCAGTGCCATGTTTGAACATGAGATGGAAGAAAGTAAAAAG AATCGGGTTGAAATCAATGATGTGGAACCTGAAGTTTTTAAGGAAATGATGTGCTTTATTTACACTGGGAAGGCACCAAACCTCGATAAAATGGCTGACGATTTGCTGGCAGCTGCTGACAAG TATGCTCTGGAACGCTTGAAGGTGATGTGCGAGGATGCACTGTGCAGTAACCTATCAGTGGAAAATGCAGCTGAGATTCTCATCCTGGCTGATCTACACAGTGCTGATCAGCTAAAAACTCAAGCTGTGGACTTCATTAACTA TCATGCTTCTGATGTCATGGAGACCTCAGGCTGGAAGTCCATGGTGGTATCGCATCCCCATTTGGTGGCTGAGGCATATCGCTCTTTGGCCTCTGCACAGTGTCCCTTCCTGGGACCACCACGTAAGCGACTGAAGCAATCCTAA